In the genome of Botrytis cinerea B05.10 chromosome 5, complete sequence, one region contains:
- the Bcvps70 gene encoding Bcvps70 encodes MESNERTPLIATVIVGPPRQRYQHNTIRRFFTIAATCCLIVAVVISLLPLSLFPRHHKHWHHDKHHGESSAITYEELQQILLDTPKAEKAREWSKYYTSGPHVAGTNKSQVTWTQERWQEFGIESEVVAYDVYLNYPRGHRLALYEKTASKDSKVEELKIKFEASLEEDVLEEDETTGLDTRIPTFHGYSAYGNVTAPYVYVNYGTYGDFEDLVRLNVSLEGKIAIARYGGIFRGLKIKRAQELGMVGTVLFSDPGDDGSNTEEHGAIAYPDGPARNPSSVQRGSAQFLSVAPGDPTTIGYPSKPGVPRQPVDGKIPSIPSLPISYVDALPILKSLNGIGPAPKDLNKWWDRNLGLAYKGVEYNIGPSPDNLVLNLVNDVEYVTTPIWNLIGIINGTLSDEVIVIGNHHDAWIVGGAGDPNSGSAALNEVVRSFGVAVSRGWKPLRTIVFASWDGEEYGLIGSTEWVEEYLPWLNNANVAYINCDVGTSGPTFSASASPLHNKALGEILSLVQSPNQTIPGQTVGDLWNGVISTMGSGSDFTAFQDYAGIPSIDLGFGPDVNHEGGEKAVFHYHSNYDSFHWMDTYGDPGFHYHEAMSKIWALYTAKMVETPVISFNATDYANALQGYISKTEAKLNSIMIGSSSEEQDEEARFRPSKIETKGDINALKLSFKGLHNRATALKDAAIRHDSTAAVLAKQVGQDIPWWKIVSKIKLYNQIRTVNEKYKYLERNFLYQEGLDGRTWFKHVVFAPGLWTGYAGAVFPGLVESIDAEDYDNAEKWIDIIGKCLDSAAEWLA; translated from the exons atggagagcAATGAACGCACTCCCTTGATCGCCACGGTCATCGTGGGCCCCCCTCGACAAAGATATCAACACAATACCATCCGTCGATTCTTTACCATCGCTGCAACGTGCTGCTTGATTGTCGCCGTCGTCATCTCCCTTCTCCCCCTGTCTCTCTTTCCTCGACACCACAAACATTGGCATCACGACAAGCACCATGGAGAATCGTCGGCCATCACATACGAAGAACTTCAACAAATATTACTCGATACTCCCAAGGCAGAGAAAGCAAGAGAGTGGAGCAAATATTATACGTCCGGCCCGCATGTAGCTGGAACAAATAAAAGCCAAGTTACTTGGACTCAAGAAAGATGGCAGGAATTTGGCATCGAATCGGAAGTCGTTGCATATGACGTGTATCTCAATTATCCTCGTGGTCATCGCCTTGCCTTGTACGAAAAGACAGCGAGTAAGGACTCCAAGgtcgaagaattgaagatcaAATTCGAAGCTAGcttggaagaagatgttcTGGAAGAAGACGAGACTACTGGTTTGGACACCAGAATCCCAACGTTCCATGGATACTCTGCATACGGAAATGTCACTGCACCATACGTTTACGTCAACTATGGCACATACGGAGATTTCGAAGACTTGGTACGACTCAATGTTAGCCTGGAAGGCAAAATCGCCATTGCAAGATATGGTGGAATTTTCCGTGGactcaaaatcaaacgcGCACAAGAATTAGGAATGGTTGGAACTGTTCTCTTCAGTGATCCTGGTGATGATGGATCAAACACTGAGGAACATGGAGCTATTGCATACCCAGATGGACCAGCCAGAAATCCAAGTAGTGTTCAAAGAGGAAGTGCTCAATTCCTTAGTGTTGCACCTGGAGATCC aaCCACAATAGGATATCCTTCGAAACCTGGAGTTCCACGTCAACCCGTCGATGGCAAAATCCCTTCaattccttcccttccaatTTCTTACGTGGATGCTTTACCTATCCTCAAATCTCTCAATGGTATCGGACCTGCGccaaaagatttaaataagTGGTGGGATCGAAATCTTGGCTTGGCATACAAAGGAGTAGAATACAACATTGGTCCCTCACCAGATAATCTCGTTCTCAATCTTGTCAACGATGTTGAATATGTCACCACACCTATCTGGAATTTAATTGGTATTATTAATGGCACATTGTCAGACGAAGTTATCGTCATCGGAAATCATCATGATGCATGGATTGTTGGTGGCGCTGGTGATCCAAATAGTGGTTCTGCAGCTCTCAACGAAGTTGTTCGAAGTTTTGGTGTTGCTGTTTCTAGAGGATGGAAACCATTACGTACCATTGTATTTGCCAGTTGGGATGGTGAAGAATATGGTTTAATTGGTTCTACCGAATGGGTTGAAGAATATTTACCTTGGCTCAACAATGCCAATGTTGCCTACATCAATTGTGATGTTGGTACGAGTGGACCTACTTTCTCGGCATCAGCAAGCCCTCTTCACAACAAAGCTTTGGGTGAAATCTTAAGCTTAGTTCAATCACCCAATCAAACAATTCCAGGACAAACCGTCGGGGACCTTTGGAATGGAGTCATTAGTACCATGGGAAGTGGTAGTGACTTTACAGCTTTCCAAGATTATGCTGGTATTCCATCAATTGATCTTGGATTTGGGCCAGATGTTAATCATGAAGGTGGTGAAAAGGCTGTCTTCCATTATCATTCCAACTATGACTCATTCCATTGGATGGATACCTATGGAGATCCAGGGTTTCATTACCATGAAGCAATGTCCAAGATTTGGGCTCTTTACACGGCCAAAATGGTAGAAACACCAGTCATTTCTTTCAATGCTACTGACTACGCAAATGCATTACAAGGGTATATCAGCAAAACCGAAGCCAAATTGAACTCGATCATGATTGGATCCTCTTCTGAAGAACAGGATGAAGAAGCTCGTTTCCGTCCCTCTAAGATCGAAACCAAGGGTGATATTAATGCTCTTAAACTTTCTTTCAAAGGTCTCCACAATCGTGCTACCGCATTAAAAGATGCAGCAATTCGTCATGATTCCACTGCCGCTGTTCTTGCTAAACAAGTGGGTCAAGATATTCCATGGTGGAAAATTGTATCCAAGATCAAACTTTACAATCAAATTCGAACTGTCAATGAGAAATACAAGTATCTCGAGAGAAACTTTTTATACCAAGAAGGTTTAGATGGTAGAACATGGTTCAAACATGTTGTTTTTGCACCAGGATTGTGGACCGGTTATGCAGGTGCAGTTTTCCCAGGTTTGGTAGAAAGTATTGATGCAGAGGATTACGATAATGCAGAGAAATGGATTGATATTATTGGGAAATGTTTGGACAGTGCGGCGGAATGGTTAGCTTGA
- the Bcvps70 gene encoding Bcvps70 — MGRILDEKKMESNERTPLIATVIVGPPRQRYQHNTIRRFFTIAATCCLIVAVVISLLPLSLFPRHHKHWHHDKHHGESSAITYEELQQILLDTPKAEKAREWSKYYTSGPHVAGTNKSQVTWTQERWQEFGIESEVVAYDVYLNYPRGHRLALYEKTASKDSKVEELKIKFEASLEEDVLEEDETTGLDTRIPTFHGYSAYGNVTAPYVYVNYGTYGDFEDLVRLNVSLEGKIAIARYGGIFRGLKIKRAQELGMVGTVLFSDPGDDGSNTEEHGAIAYPDGPARNPSSVQRGSAQFLSVAPGDPTTIGYPSKPGVPRQPVDGKIPSIPSLPISYVDALPILKSLNGIGPAPKDLNKWWDRNLGLAYKGVEYNIGPSPDNLVLNLVNDVEYVTTPIWNLIGIINGTLSDEVIVIGNHHDAWIVGGAGDPNSGSAALNEVVRSFGVAVSRGWKPLRTIVFASWDGEEYGLIGSTEWVEEYLPWLNNANVAYINCDVGTSGPTFSASASPLHNKALGEILSLVQSPNQTIPGQTVGDLWNGVISTMGSGSDFTAFQDYAGIPSIDLGFGPDVNHEGGEKAVFHYHSNYDSFHWMDTYGDPGFHYHEAMSKIWALYTAKMVETPVISFNATDYANALQGYISKTEAKLNSIMIGSSSEEQDEEARFRPSKIETKGDINALKLSFKGLHNRATALKDAAIRHDSTAAVLAKQVGQDIPWWKIVSKIKLYNQIRTVNEKYKYLERNFLYQEGLDGRTWFKHVVFAPGLWTGYAGAVFPGLVESIDAEDYDNAEKWIDIIGKCLDSAAEWLA; from the exons ATGGGTAGAATCctggatgaaaagaaaatggagagcAATGAACGCACTCCCTTGATCGCCACGGTCATCGTGGGCCCCCCTCGACAAAGATATCAACACAATACCATCCGTCGATTCTTTACCATCGCTGCAACGTGCTGCTTGATTGTCGCCGTCGTCATCTCCCTTCTCCCCCTGTCTCTCTTTCCTCGACACCACAAACATTGGCATCACGACAAGCACCATGGAGAATCGTCGGCCATCACATACGAAGAACTTCAACAAATATTACTCGATACTCCCAAGGCAGAGAAAGCAAGAGAGTGGAGCAAATATTATACGTCCGGCCCGCATGTAGCTGGAACAAATAAAAGCCAAGTTACTTGGACTCAAGAAAGATGGCAGGAATTTGGCATCGAATCGGAAGTCGTTGCATATGACGTGTATCTCAATTATCCTCGTGGTCATCGCCTTGCCTTGTACGAAAAGACAGCGAGTAAGGACTCCAAGgtcgaagaattgaagatcaAATTCGAAGCTAGcttggaagaagatgttcTGGAAGAAGACGAGACTACTGGTTTGGACACCAGAATCCCAACGTTCCATGGATACTCTGCATACGGAAATGTCACTGCACCATACGTTTACGTCAACTATGGCACATACGGAGATTTCGAAGACTTGGTACGACTCAATGTTAGCCTGGAAGGCAAAATCGCCATTGCAAGATATGGTGGAATTTTCCGTGGactcaaaatcaaacgcGCACAAGAATTAGGAATGGTTGGAACTGTTCTCTTCAGTGATCCTGGTGATGATGGATCAAACACTGAGGAACATGGAGCTATTGCATACCCAGATGGACCAGCCAGAAATCCAAGTAGTGTTCAAAGAGGAAGTGCTCAATTCCTTAGTGTTGCACCTGGAGATCC aaCCACAATAGGATATCCTTCGAAACCTGGAGTTCCACGTCAACCCGTCGATGGCAAAATCCCTTCaattccttcccttccaatTTCTTACGTGGATGCTTTACCTATCCTCAAATCTCTCAATGGTATCGGACCTGCGccaaaagatttaaataagTGGTGGGATCGAAATCTTGGCTTGGCATACAAAGGAGTAGAATACAACATTGGTCCCTCACCAGATAATCTCGTTCTCAATCTTGTCAACGATGTTGAATATGTCACCACACCTATCTGGAATTTAATTGGTATTATTAATGGCACATTGTCAGACGAAGTTATCGTCATCGGAAATCATCATGATGCATGGATTGTTGGTGGCGCTGGTGATCCAAATAGTGGTTCTGCAGCTCTCAACGAAGTTGTTCGAAGTTTTGGTGTTGCTGTTTCTAGAGGATGGAAACCATTACGTACCATTGTATTTGCCAGTTGGGATGGTGAAGAATATGGTTTAATTGGTTCTACCGAATGGGTTGAAGAATATTTACCTTGGCTCAACAATGCCAATGTTGCCTACATCAATTGTGATGTTGGTACGAGTGGACCTACTTTCTCGGCATCAGCAAGCCCTCTTCACAACAAAGCTTTGGGTGAAATCTTAAGCTTAGTTCAATCACCCAATCAAACAATTCCAGGACAAACCGTCGGGGACCTTTGGAATGGAGTCATTAGTACCATGGGAAGTGGTAGTGACTTTACAGCTTTCCAAGATTATGCTGGTATTCCATCAATTGATCTTGGATTTGGGCCAGATGTTAATCATGAAGGTGGTGAAAAGGCTGTCTTCCATTATCATTCCAACTATGACTCATTCCATTGGATGGATACCTATGGAGATCCAGGGTTTCATTACCATGAAGCAATGTCCAAGATTTGGGCTCTTTACACGGCCAAAATGGTAGAAACACCAGTCATTTCTTTCAATGCTACTGACTACGCAAATGCATTACAAGGGTATATCAGCAAAACCGAAGCCAAATTGAACTCGATCATGATTGGATCCTCTTCTGAAGAACAGGATGAAGAAGCTCGTTTCCGTCCCTCTAAGATCGAAACCAAGGGTGATATTAATGCTCTTAAACTTTCTTTCAAAGGTCTCCACAATCGTGCTACCGCATTAAAAGATGCAGCAATTCGTCATGATTCCACTGCCGCTGTTCTTGCTAAACAAGTGGGTCAAGATATTCCATGGTGGAAAATTGTATCCAAGATCAAACTTTACAATCAAATTCGAACTGTCAATGAGAAATACAAGTATCTCGAGAGAAACTTTTTATACCAAGAAGGTTTAGATGGTAGAACATGGTTCAAACATGTTGTTTTTGCACCAGGATTGTGGACCGGTTATGCAGGTGCAGTTTTCCCAGGTTTGGTAGAAAGTATTGATGCAGAGGATTACGATAATGCAGAGAAATGGATTGATATTATTGGGAAATGTTTGGACAGTGCGGCGGAATGGTTAGCTTGA